CCGGCGGGTAGCGTCGAATCCCAGGGCCGTGACACCAGAGGATTTCACCCGCCTGCGGGGGGTCGGGTTGTCCGAGGCAGCGATCCTCGAAATCGTGCAGATCGTGGCCTATTGCCGGTATGTGGCAGTGACCATCCAGGGACTGGGGATTCAGTCTGATCTGGACGAAGACTCGCTGAACCGTCGACTGGCCAGCCTGCGTCAGCCGGGCTGACCAACATTGCCTTCTGATCACAGCACCCCACCGACTTCCCCATGACAGGGGCAATCCAGCCTGCGTCAGCCTGGCTGACCAACATTGCATCTCATTGGCAGGAGTTGTATCTGGTGCAGCGACTCTAAGGCAGTACAGTCAGCGTCGGCGACCCTGCGAGCCGGCGTCCGGACGTGTCTGTCACAGGAGCCGCTCCATGCCATCGCACTTCGCCTCGCGCCCCTTTCCCCTCACTGACTGGGCTCTGCCTCTCATCATGGCGACCTCCCTGGCCCTGATCGCGCTCCCCGGACAGGCCCAGGCCGACGATTTCGCCACCAGCCTGCGGGGTTTCGGCGGCTACGCCATGCTGCGTCAGGGCGACCTCCACGGCGCCTCTGACTTTTTCCGTACCGCCTACGCGAAGCAGAACCATGACCCGCTCATCCTGCAGGGCCTGGGCGAAGTGGCGATCTATGAGCATGATGCGACCACCCTCGCGGCCTGCCGGGGGCTGCTGCTGCAGGTGGGGGCGACCGATCGTCTCGCCTGGCTCGATGCACGGCTGGCCCATGCCCGCGGCGAATGGGGTAATGCCCTCGCGCAGTACAGCGTCTTTTTGACTCGTCAGGAATGGGCTGGCATGGCCCTCGAAAGCATCCAGGCGATTCATTTCGAAGTCGGGGATCGGCCGTTCCGCGCCCTGCTCAGCGGTCTGGCAAGCACCGATGCCGCAGCTGCCGACCGCCTGGCCCAGCTCAATCCCCGGTGGGTGGCCAGTTCCTACGCTGATGAAGCCACCGACTCCGCGCCCCAGCCCTGGCAGGCTGAAGCCTATGTTGCTGCTAACGACCTCCCCACCATTGAGCAGGCGGTCCGCGAGTTTTGGCGGACGCGGCAAGATGCCGCCGCCCGGGCGCTCCTGGCTTCCGCCGCAGAGCGCTATCCCCGGCACACCCAGGTCCAGGCGCTGCTGAAAGAACAACTGCTGGTCGAGAGCAATCTGCAACCGGTGCCGCCAGCCAAGCGGACCCTCCCAGCCGGCAGTCTGGCATCGACATGGTCCGGGGAATCGGGCTGGGAGTTCGCGGGGATGATGCCACGGGATCTGGCACTGGCCGGACCCCTCGCAACCTACTGGGGACAGTTGTCCGCGATCTTCAATGTGAGCGAGGGGTACTACCTCGGGCTCCTGCGGGAGTTCCAGCAGTTGAAAACCGACATCGATTCCAATGTCCAGAGCCGATCGGCTGGTGGTCTGATGGAGAACCTCGCCCACTTCAACATGCTGGTGCAGGGAGCCATCACGATGAGCGAGCGCGAGATCACCTCCACAGGACAACTCCCGATCCCGTATGGCTTCGAGGCGTTCGCCGCCAAGCTGCGGGAGTATCAGGACCTGCGGACCTCCGCCTTTGCGGACCTGCAGTCCCTGGTCCGGACGCAACGGACCGATTACGCCGACTCCGCCAAAGCCAAAGCCGAGGGATTGGTCCCGCTGGCAGAGGAAGCGGTCCGCCTCTTCCTGCAGGCCTACGACCGGTCACCGCAAGAGTGGAAAGTCGAGCCCAAGCCGGAGTCTGCTGAGGGCGGCCTGGTGGGAGAAGCTGCCGATGAGCCAATGAGTGATGGCCGACGGCTCTATGGCCCGGAGTTCGACTTCGATATCCCTGAAGACGGGGACACGATCCCCATCGGCGAGGGGTAGCCCCGGTACCAGAGCACCGGATGCAGCACTGCACCCCCCGACATCGGGGGGTGCTCGCGTGCGGTACATCGATCAGCAGGCCTATTGCCCGGCAGTCGAGTCGGGCAGTGCTGCCACATTCCTGGCAGCCTGCGATACCCGGGGGCGATCGGCGGCTTTCGGCACCATGCGGTGGATGAGCAGGAACGCGAGTCCCAGGAAGCCACAGATCAGCGCCGGGACCACCATCTCGCGCTCCTCAGCTGCACCGGATCCCAGGAGAAAAGCGGCCCCTAAAAAGAGGAGAATGATGGCGGCCTTCAGATTTCCATAGGCGTCCCCAGAGGGGTCATCCGGCGGGATGTCCGGCAGGGGCTGGCCAAGTTCCAGGGCTTTCATACGCTCGATATGCAGCATCTCGCGACGTCGCTGACGCGCCATCAGGCCGGACCACGCGAGGAAAACGCCCCCCACAATGCCGCTGATCGGTACGAGCATGACGAAAAAGGCTTCCATGAGTCCTCCAGGGCCGGATTCGCTCTGCGCTCCGGGTGTGCTGACCGTTGGAGTTCCCAACGCGGCGATTTGTTTCACCCACCTGCTGAAACAAAGCCCCCCGGACCGGCATCACTCTGGCATCATGACCGTCACCATGCCGCTCCTGTTGCCGCTCAAGCCAGCGCTGCTCCAGTCATCGATGCCCCGTGAGGTATCGGAGGCGGTCCTGCTCGCCCAGCTGCGGAACGGCGGAGAAGAGGCCTTCCGTTGGCTGGTAGAGCGACATCAGCGTCCGGTCTTTGGCCTGCTGCACCGGATGGGCTTCGATCAGGACACCGTTGAGGACCTTGCGCAGGAAGCCTTCCTGAAGGCTTGGCGGTCGCTCCCCGGCTTCCGGGGCGACTGCCAGATCGCGACCTGGCTCTACCGCATTGTCTATCGCCAGGCGCTCCAGCACATACGCAGCCGGGAGCGGCAGTTCCGCCTCCAGGACGAGGCACAGACGCTGCGGGATGTTGCAGAGACTCCACTCCCGGATGCCGCACGCACCGAGTTACGACTGACCCTCGACTCGGCCCTCAGCCAGCTGCCGGCCCCGCAGCGGCTGGCGCTGGGCCTGTACTACTTCCAGGAGCAGTCCTACGAGGAAGTCGCGGCCATCATGCAATTGCCCCTCAATACGGTGAAGACCCACATCCGGCGCGGAAAACTCCGGTTGCGAGAGCTCCTGCAGGAGCGACAAGCATGACCTCACATCCGACTCCTGAGCGCATCGCGATGTACTTCGATGGGATCCCGCTGCAGGCTGCCGACCACGGATTGGCCGCGCATCTGGCGACCTGCCCAGAGTGCCGTCAGCTGGCCGATGAGCTTCAGCGCCTTGATTCCCGGCTGGCATCACCAGTCCCGGTGCTGGTCCCACAGGATTTCACGCATCGGGTGATGCAGCAGGTCGCGATCGAAACCCCAATGACAAGTCCCTGGGTGCTGCCGACAGAAGTCCTCTCGGGTGTGGTCATGGGGGCAGTGGGTCTTGCAATGCTGCTGGCCCCTCAGGGCACGGCCGATCCAGTGCTATGGGGCCTGTCAGGCGCGCAGTGGTATGCCCTGGCGGCTATGACCCTCCTGGGGATCGCACCCCTCTGGACCAGCTGGCGGATGTTGTCGGGTCAGGCTGACGCCTGATCCCCGTTACGCACAGGGTTCCTGATGAGCCGGCAGAGCCGCCAGATTACGACCGGGGATCCAGAGCGTCGCGGAGTCCCTCGCCAAGGAAGTTGAACGCCACCACGGTCACCGCGATCAGCATCCCGGGATAGGTCGCCAGCCACCACATCTCGATGCCACGGGTCACCACGAACTTCTGCGCATCCGCCACCATGTTCCCCCATGACGGCATGGGGGGCTGGACGCCCATCCCAAAGTACGACAGCGCGGACTCCGTGAGGATCGCTCCGGGGATGGAAAGGGTCGCGGCCACGATGATGGGGCCGACCGAGTTGGGAATGAGATGCCGCAGGAGGATGCGGGAGAGTCCGGCCCCGGACGCCCGGGACGCCTGGATGTATTCCTCTTCCTTTTGCGCCAGCACCTGCCCCCGGACGAGGCGGCTGACCCCCATCCAGCTGGTGGCACCGATCACCATCATCACGTTGAAGATGTTCGGCGAGAGGACTGCCTGAATCGTAATGATGAGGAAAAAGGTCGGGAGCGAGAGCATGATCTCCGTGAACCGCGAAATGAGGCTGTCCACGAGTCCCCCAAAGAAGCCGCTGATCGCCCCCAGGAGGGTGCCGATGGTGACGGCAATCCCCACCGCCACGAATCCGACAGTCAGGCTGATGCGCCCGCCATAGAGACACCGGGAGAGATAGTCCCGCCCCAGTTCATCGGTCCCCCAGATATGCCGCTCCATGCCCAGAATGATGGGAATCTTCCGGGTCTCCAGCAGCTGCTGATACTTGCCATCGAACGAGACATCCTTCCCGATCTCGATGGGGTAGTAGCCCGGCTTCTTCGGCAGACCATCGTGGTTGGCCAGCAACGGCTGGTCCGGCGGGACAAAGAGAAAAGCCCCGATGAAGCACATGAAGAAGAGGCCCAGCAGGATCCAGAAGCTGACCACCGCTGCGTGGTTCTTCTTAAAGCGCTTGAGCACCAGTTGCGCGAACGACTCCGGGGCGAGGGTGTTCGCCCGCTCCAGTCCGGCAAAGGGATCAGCCGGGACCGTCGGCATCGACGGCGCACCGGAGAGGGGCAGCGTAGCAGCGGTGTCAGCAGCAGGCACGGGTCAGGCGACTCCTTGGCGCAGGTTCAGGACTCGAAGCTCTTGCGAATCCGGGGATTCGCCCAGGCGTACAGGACGTCCGCGAGCAACTGCCCGAGGATGATCATCATGGAGCCGAAGAGAATCCCGGCCATGATCATGGGATAGTCCCGCTGGAACACCGCTGAGAGTCCCAGCTTGCCCATCCCCGGCCAGCTGAAGATGGTCTCCACGATGAAGCTGCCACCAATCAAAAATGGCAGCGTCAGACCCAACAGGGTAATGATCGGGATCATGGCGTTTTTCAGCACATGGCGCATGATCACGGTGTTGTACGGCAGCCCCTTGGCTTTGGCGGTCCGGACATAGTCCTGATGAATGACGTCCAGGACCGCCGCCCGGGTGTAGCGCATGGTGCCCGCCAGAGCCCCCAGGGTCATAACCGTCAGGGGCATGGCCATATGTCGCAGGCGATCCACCACCGAGCTCCAGTCGGACCAGCTGAAGGTGGTGCCGGAGGTCTGCATCCCGCCGCTGGGGAACCAGCCCAGGTTGTACGAGAAGATCATCAGCATAATCAGGGCGAGCCAGAAGTTCGGCAGACTGATCCCCACAAAGGTGAGGAACGTCAGGACATAGTCCAGCACCGAGTTTTTCTTCAGGGCGACGACGATGCCGATGGGGATGGCGATGATGAACTCCAGCACGAGGACCATCAGTACGAGGAAGAACGTGTTGTTCAGCGCTTCCAGATAGAGTTCTGTCACGGGCCGTCGTTCGGTAAAGGACTGCCCTAAATCAAACGTCTTCGCCGGCTGCGCCACCACTGCCCGGAGCTTCACCGGCTGGGCATAGAGCCCCGCCTCGCCAACCGCCAGCGGTTCCCCCCGCCAGGTGAACCGTGACAGATCCCCCAGCTGGTCGGCACTCTGCTGATCGGCCAGCGCGAAGAGCTTCGAGGTCTCCCGGTCCCGGGTCACCAGCAACAACTCTTTGTTGAGCGGCAGACCTGAAGCCCGCACCCGCTTCTGACTCTGCCGCAGCTGGAGACTGACATTGTCGAAGAGCAGCGTTTTCTCCGGCTGCCCGTCTTCCTCCAGCATCTTCACCCGGACTTCACCACGCCCGTTATTGATCTCCAGCACCTCAACCCGCTGACGGGGATTCATGTTGGAGACTTCGTTGTCGTTCGCCGAGGCCTCGTCAAAGATGCCGATCACCATCGGCTCCTTGGTCCAGATAAAGATGGCGTGCCAGTCGGCCTGGCGATCCTTGTCAAACGCTTCCCGCAGGACGCCGGAGGTCTTGGGAACTTTGAGGGTCCGCTTCATCGACCCCGACTGCTTTTCCTGCTTCTCAAAGACCGCGCTGGCTGCTTCCCGCTGACCCACAGACTGCCCATTCACCAGAATCAGCGAGTCCCGGTCGATGCGGAGATTTAGCGAGGAGCGCCGCAGGGCGGTCATCGTCTCTTTGTCGAGCACGACGTCGATGATGGGAGGGGGAGCCGGGTTGTAGACGAGATTCCGGAGCCAGTAGACGTAGCTGACATACCAGGGCTTGTCGAGGCCGAGCTGGCGCTTGAGGTTCTCTATGACCGATGCCGGGATTTTCTTCGGGTCCCCGACCAGCATCTGGACCGGGTCGCCGGGTGCCGCGCGGATGATGCCGTACGCCAGGAAGGTCGTAGCGAGCACGATCGGAATCGCCTGCAGCAGTCGTCGGAGAATGAATCTCAGCACGTCGTAACCGTCTCCCGCACCCTTGGGGTTGTGCGGCGGGGGCCAGTCCTCACACCGGAGAGCTGGCCCGCCGCGAAATGGTGTCAGCGCCTGCAGATTACTCCGCGCTGGGCGCGGCCCCGCCGATGGCCGGGCCGTAGCCCTTCACCTGCCAGACCGACGCATCCATAGGAGGCACGACATACGACGAGTCGTTGGGCTCCACCTGCGGCAGACCCTCCAGACGCTTCTGCGCGCCACCCGACTTCTTGTTGTAGAAGAGGAAGAGGTACGGCAGGTCACGGGCAAGTTCGTGCTGAATCTGGCTGTAG
The bacterium genome window above contains:
- the sigW gene encoding ECF RNA polymerase sigma factor SigW, producing MTVTMPLLLPLKPALLQSSMPREVSEAVLLAQLRNGGEEAFRWLVERHQRPVFGLLHRMGFDQDTVEDLAQEAFLKAWRSLPGFRGDCQIATWLYRIVYRQALQHIRSRERQFRLQDEAQTLRDVAETPLPDAARTELRLTLDSALSQLPAPQRLALGLYYFQEQSYEEVAAIMQLPLNTVKTHIRRGKLRLRELLQERQA
- the dppC_2 gene encoding Dipeptide transport system permease protein DppC, giving the protein MPAADTAATLPLSGAPSMPTVPADPFAGLERANTLAPESFAQLVLKRFKKNHAAVVSFWILLGLFFMCFIGAFLFVPPDQPLLANHDGLPKKPGYYPIEIGKDVSFDGKYQQLLETRKIPIILGMERHIWGTDELGRDYLSRCLYGGRISLTVGFVAVGIAVTIGTLLGAISGFFGGLVDSLISRFTEIMLSLPTFFLIITIQAVLSPNIFNVMMVIGATSWMGVSRLVRGQVLAQKEEEYIQASRASGAGLSRILLRHLIPNSVGPIIVAATLSIPGAILTESALSYFGMGVQPPMPSWGNMVADAQKFVVTRGIEMWWLATYPGMLIAVTVVAFNFLGEGLRDALDPRS